From a region of the Bradyrhizobium diazoefficiens genome:
- a CDS encoding SemiSWEET family transporter → MAARIHDDLSLGMLTALTAGLGLWTVYGALQGDRVIVLANVVGATLSGTVLGCKIRDLLA, encoded by the coding sequence GTGGCCGCGCGGATCCACGACGACCTTTCGCTTGGCATGCTCACTGCGCTCACCGCGGGACTCGGCCTCTGGACCGTCTACGGCGCGCTTCAGGGCGACCGGGTCATCGTGCTGGCCAACGTAGTCGGCGCGACGCTCTCCGGCACCGTCCTTGGATGCAAGATACGGGACCTACTGGCCTGA
- a CDS encoding alpha/beta hydrolase has product MTNGTVDEAIDRIKATQPPVVFIHGLWLRPSSWDRWVEMFQAAGYAALAPAWPAQVGGAAAPETIGEVVAHFARIAEAQSRRPAIIGHSFGGLIAQALAGHGLSAATVAIDPAPLRGVLPMAAANLNPWIEARLNTEAAQRGPLLVISGERDNTVQTSAARAAYEQQKRNGEAITEFVQLPGRDHSLTIDRGWREVAETALTFVRRFY; this is encoded by the coding sequence ATGACAAACGGGACCGTGGATGAAGCAATCGACCGAATCAAGGCGACGCAGCCGCCGGTCGTCTTCATCCACGGCCTGTGGCTGAGGCCCAGCTCGTGGGACCGGTGGGTCGAGATGTTCCAGGCGGCAGGCTATGCCGCGCTCGCGCCGGCTTGGCCGGCGCAGGTAGGGGGTGCCGCAGCGCCCGAGACCATCGGCGAGGTCGTCGCGCATTTCGCCCGCATCGCTGAGGCGCAGAGCCGGCGCCCTGCCATCATCGGCCATTCGTTCGGCGGGCTGATCGCGCAGGCCTTGGCGGGCCATGGGCTGTCGGCCGCGACGGTGGCGATCGACCCCGCACCCTTGCGCGGAGTCTTGCCTATGGCCGCCGCCAATCTCAATCCCTGGATTGAGGCTCGCCTCAACACCGAAGCAGCGCAACGTGGTCCGCTGCTGGTAATCTCCGGCGAGCGAGACAACACCGTCCAAACCTCAGCGGCGCGCGCCGCCTATGAACAGCAGAAGAGAAACGGAGAGGCCATCACCGAGTTCGTCCAACTTCCTGGCCGCGACCACTCGCTGACGATCGACCGCGGGTGGCGGGAGGTGGCGGAGACCGCGCTGACATTCGTGCGACGCTTTTATTAA
- a CDS encoding PHB depolymerase family esterase — translation MLNLNTVHEATRLTRAGKLSEATALLQRMLQGERAAEPFGRTAPPAPARLEPPTIEVKADPVGEKENRRTEGASARRRPRSTPLDNMGKFSGLGLRGPMLRAPPSISDIVPDGTQFIAGTFRNAAGVRAYRLFVPSRSRGEPLPLVIMLHGCTQAADDFAAGTRMNFLAEERNCFVVYPEQPSGANRSKCWNWFRGGDQQRDGGEPSLIAGITRQIMRDYPVDRKRVYVAGLSAGGAAAAIMAATHPDLYAAVGIHSGLVCGAASDLPSALMAMRQGARSGMSDGGPQVPTIVFHGDRDTTVHPNNGDRIVERSGNASNAKAKVIKGKVPHGHAYTRTILADASGRAVSEHWNVHGAGHAWSGGSPTGSYTDPSGPDASREMLRFFLEQSLRT, via the coding sequence ATGCTGAATCTGAACACCGTCCATGAGGCCACGCGTCTCACGCGAGCGGGCAAATTGAGCGAGGCCACCGCGCTTCTGCAGCGCATGCTCCAAGGTGAAAGGGCCGCAGAGCCGTTCGGTCGCACGGCACCTCCTGCGCCGGCGCGCCTGGAGCCACCGACCATCGAGGTTAAGGCCGACCCGGTGGGAGAGAAGGAAAACCGCCGTACGGAAGGCGCATCCGCGCGGCGGCGCCCACGCTCCACCCCGTTGGACAACATGGGGAAGTTCTCAGGCCTCGGTCTGCGGGGTCCGATGTTGCGCGCTCCTCCCTCTATCTCGGATATCGTGCCCGACGGGACGCAATTCATCGCGGGCACATTCCGCAACGCGGCCGGAGTTCGAGCCTACAGGCTGTTCGTCCCGAGCCGCTCGCGAGGAGAGCCCCTTCCACTCGTGATCATGCTTCACGGCTGCACTCAGGCGGCAGACGACTTCGCCGCCGGCACCCGGATGAACTTTCTGGCCGAGGAGCGGAATTGCTTCGTCGTCTATCCGGAGCAGCCGAGCGGAGCCAACCGGTCGAAGTGCTGGAATTGGTTTCGTGGGGGCGACCAGCAACGGGACGGCGGCGAGCCTTCTCTTATCGCGGGCATCACCCGCCAAATCATGCGGGATTACCCGGTCGACCGAAAGCGTGTGTACGTCGCGGGGCTGTCGGCAGGCGGCGCGGCGGCTGCCATCATGGCGGCGACCCACCCCGACCTCTACGCGGCCGTCGGCATCCATTCGGGCTTGGTCTGCGGGGCGGCCAGTGACCTTCCCTCCGCTCTAATGGCCATGCGGCAGGGAGCCCGGTCCGGGATGTCCGATGGCGGACCGCAGGTGCCGACTATCGTTTTCCATGGCGACCGCGACACGACGGTCCATCCGAACAACGGCGACCGTATCGTCGAACGATCCGGCAATGCGTCGAATGCGAAAGCGAAGGTCATCAAAGGAAAAGTGCCCCACGGGCATGCCTATACACGCACCATCCTGGCCGACGCGAGCGGGCGTGCTGTCTCCGAGCACTGGAATGTTCACGGCGCGGGCCACGCCTGGTCGGGAGGCAGTCCGACGGGATCATACACCGATCCCAGCGGGCCGGATGCCAGCAGGGAGATGCTGCGCTTCTTTCTCGAGCAATCGCTCCGGACTTAG
- a CDS encoding GlsB/YeaQ/YmgE family stress response membrane protein: protein MSIIWTIIIGFVAGVIAKFIMPGDNEPSGFILTTILGIVGAFVATYLGQALGWYRPGEGAGLIGAVVGAIIVLFVYGMFAGRSRRAI from the coding sequence ATGAGCATCATTTGGACGATCATCATCGGCTTCGTCGCAGGCGTGATAGCGAAGTTCATCATGCCCGGCGACAACGAGCCGTCGGGATTCATTCTGACCACGATCCTCGGGATCGTGGGTGCGTTCGTGGCGACCTATCTCGGCCAGGCGCTGGGCTGGTACCGGCCAGGGGAAGGCGCCGGGCTGATCGGTGCCGTCGTCGGCGCGATCATCGTGCTGTTCGTCTACGGCATGTTCGCCGGTCGAAGCCGTCGGGCCATCTAA
- a CDS encoding CopG family transcriptional regulator, whose protein sequence is MAENIHDLRPKIPDTEKITINLGYVDLGHVDLMVQEGFYSNRTDFIRTAIRNQLERHADVIKQSTARKSLDLGLRNYTRQDLEAARRAGEMLHINVLGLATIAPDVTPDLARATIASVSVLGALHATPAVKAALADRTR, encoded by the coding sequence GTGGCTGAGAATATTCACGATCTTCGTCCCAAGATCCCGGACACCGAGAAAATCACGATCAACCTTGGCTACGTAGACCTCGGCCACGTCGATCTGATGGTGCAGGAAGGGTTCTATTCGAACCGCACCGATTTCATCCGGACCGCCATCCGCAATCAGCTCGAACGCCATGCGGATGTCATCAAGCAGTCGACGGCCCGCAAGAGCCTGGACCTCGGGCTGCGCAACTACACCCGCCAAGATCTGGAAGCGGCGCGGCGCGCGGGCGAGATGCTGCACATCAACGTCCTCGGCTTGGCGACCATCGCCCCGGACGTCACGCCCGATTTGGCGCGCGCCACCATCGCTTCCGTCTCGGTGCTCGGAGCCCTCCATGCCACTCCCGCGGTCAAGGCCGCTCTCGCCGACAGAACGAGGTGA
- a CDS encoding YidB family protein has product MSRGMPSMTALLGMLAIAGYQNRDKLADMLRNATSGQPAGGGKDALSGMLGNLGGLVGGGGVSSLLQGGIGELLEHFRQNGQGEAAQSWIAQGPNREIAPPELPQAIGPDVLQKLEQQTGLPQQEILDRLSRELPTAVDKYTPDGRLPAPAA; this is encoded by the coding sequence ATGAGCCGCGGAATGCCATCCATGACCGCCCTTTTGGGTATGCTCGCGATCGCCGGCTATCAGAATCGAGACAAGCTGGCGGACATGCTCCGCAACGCGACGTCTGGCCAACCCGCCGGCGGCGGCAAGGATGCCTTGAGCGGTATGCTCGGCAATCTCGGCGGCTTGGTGGGCGGCGGTGGCGTGAGCTCGCTGCTCCAGGGTGGGATCGGCGAGTTGCTCGAGCACTTCAGGCAGAACGGCCAAGGTGAGGCTGCCCAATCCTGGATCGCTCAGGGCCCGAACCGGGAGATCGCGCCGCCCGAACTCCCGCAGGCAATCGGTCCGGACGTGCTCCAAAAGCTGGAGCAGCAGACCGGCCTGCCGCAGCAGGAGATTCTCGACCGATTGTCCCGCGAACTTCCGACAGCCGTGGACAAGTATACGCCCGACGGACGCCTTCCGGCTCCTGCGGCATAG
- a CDS encoding Ku protein, whose translation MAPRANWKGFLRLSLVTCPVALYPATSESEKISFNQLNRETGHRIKYLKVDADTGDEVPNEDIVKGYQLEKDQFIEVTKEELDELALESTRTIEIDEFVDRTGIDPRYLIRPYYLRPDGKVGHDAFAVIRETIREMDKVAIGRVVLTNREHIIALEPRDKGLIGTLLRYPYEVRDPAEYFDEIQDVKVTKDMLDLARHIVNQKTGTFDPEKFEDHYETALVDFINQKRAGKTIRPKERPKGENVVDLMEALRQSVRQKAASAKAAKPAKKPKKAAPGQKEMLMPIAGKKSAKEAAAKKPAAGTRRKSA comes from the coding sequence ATGGCACCCCGAGCGAACTGGAAAGGCTTCCTGCGTCTGTCCCTGGTCACCTGTCCCGTCGCGCTCTACCCGGCGACGTCGGAGAGCGAGAAGATCTCGTTCAACCAGCTCAACCGGGAGACCGGCCACCGGATCAAGTACCTCAAGGTCGACGCCGACACCGGCGACGAGGTGCCCAACGAGGACATCGTCAAGGGCTACCAGCTCGAGAAGGACCAGTTCATCGAGGTCACCAAGGAAGAGCTCGACGAGCTCGCGCTTGAATCGACACGCACCATCGAGATCGACGAGTTCGTCGATAGGACTGGCATCGATCCGCGCTACCTGATCCGCCCGTATTATCTGCGTCCGGACGGCAAGGTGGGCCACGACGCCTTCGCGGTGATCCGCGAGACCATCCGCGAGATGGACAAGGTCGCTATCGGCCGAGTGGTGCTGACCAACCGCGAGCACATCATCGCGCTCGAGCCGCGGGACAAGGGTCTGATCGGCACCCTGCTGCGCTATCCCTACGAGGTCCGGGATCCGGCGGAGTATTTCGACGAGATCCAGGACGTGAAGGTCACCAAGGACATGCTCGATCTCGCCAGGCATATCGTGAACCAGAAGACGGGCACCTTCGATCCGGAGAAGTTCGAGGATCACTACGAGACCGCCTTGGTCGACTTCATCAACCAGAAGCGTGCCGGCAAGACCATCCGTCCCAAGGAGCGGCCGAAGGGCGAGAACGTGGTCGATCTGATGGAGGCGCTGCGGCAGAGCGTGCGCCAGAAGGCCGCCTCGGCGAAGGCGGCGAAGCCCGCCAAGAAGCCGAAAAAGGCGGCGCCCGGACAGAAGGAAATGCTGATGCCGATCGCGGGCAAGAAGTCGGCCAAGGAGGCCGCAGCCAAGAAGCCGGCGGCGGGGACGAGGCGTAAATCGGCATGA
- a CDS encoding LysR substrate-binding domain-containing protein: MTNGSVDRARELEVFCAVADGGSFSAAGRRLSLTPSAVSRTLDRIEARLGARLLLRTTRTLTLTAEGQAYLGAGRRILADLDEAEEAIADQASPRGRIRVSAAVSHGRFCIVPLLGEFVRRYPNILVDINLSDGIVDVAAGQADVAVRGGPLADSALTARRLSENGRTIVASPPYLSRWGVPETPEDLHNHNCLNFGFRRAEPVWPFRRDGTDYALKVRGAIEANSGETLAQLALDGVGIARIGDFSLGDAIAEGRLVPLLQSFNPGDKEIFHAVFIGGANMPARVRVFVDYLVERMDAKGEAR, translated from the coding sequence ATGACGAACGGCAGTGTGGACCGGGCTCGCGAGCTTGAGGTGTTTTGCGCCGTTGCCGACGGTGGCAGCTTTTCAGCCGCGGGACGCAGGCTCTCGCTCACTCCGTCGGCGGTCAGCCGGACGCTCGACCGCATTGAAGCTCGGCTCGGCGCGCGCTTGCTGTTGCGGACGACGCGCACGCTCACGCTTACGGCGGAGGGCCAGGCGTATCTCGGCGCCGGCCGCCGAATCCTGGCCGATCTGGATGAAGCCGAGGAGGCTATCGCCGACCAGGCTTCGCCCCGCGGACGCATCAGGGTCAGCGCAGCGGTCTCGCACGGACGCTTTTGCATCGTCCCGCTGCTCGGGGAATTCGTTCGGCGCTATCCGAACATTTTGGTCGACATCAACCTGAGCGACGGGATCGTCGATGTCGCGGCCGGGCAGGCAGACGTGGCGGTGCGTGGTGGCCCCTTGGCAGACAGCGCGCTCACCGCGCGTCGGCTCAGCGAGAATGGCCGCACCATCGTCGCCTCGCCCCCTTACCTGTCCCGCTGGGGCGTTCCGGAAACGCCGGAAGATCTGCACAACCACAATTGCCTGAACTTCGGCTTCCGCCGCGCCGAGCCGGTTTGGCCATTCCGCCGAGACGGAACGGATTATGCGCTGAAGGTGCGCGGAGCCATCGAAGCCAATAGCGGCGAGACGCTGGCGCAGTTGGCGCTCGATGGTGTCGGTATCGCTCGCATCGGCGATTTCAGCCTTGGCGACGCGATCGCGGAGGGCCGGCTTGTCCCGCTCCTTCAATCCTTCAATCCAGGTGACAAAGAAATCTTCCACGCTGTCTTCATCGGCGGGGCAAACATGCCTGCTCGGGTCCGCGTCTTCGTGGACTATCTGGTGGAGCGTATGGACGCGAAAGGGGAGGCACGATAG
- a CDS encoding ATP-binding domain-containing protein, translating to MKTKAGRSGTGKTSQKEQLSTIADDTLGFFSDIADAANAKLGEARASGAESFAVVNTLTGANAVQNMSDITSEQRQQLVDLAREPAIARLVLHDEEGEEKVYFIARAGTLPHDRHTMASYRSPIGRMASLPVGGDQDVRTSKGMRNFEVAERAVLQPDIKDKTWDSRDTVLQGANYGPITVTSLRELLKSTGAAEIADILDALLAEGREADNVLEGLRRNAILKMGLRDQPLLDQYQDEIFRLPLDSRLVILGPPGTGKTTTLIKRLGLKLDREFLQGEEEALIARSFAGAAGHTGSWLMFTPTELLKLYLKEAFAREGIAAPDARLQTWDDYRRELARNRFGILRAGIGSGTFILKPAFAPLLTETVGRQIAWFEDFENWHIQTFWAEVTQHAKILAGSRDPEASRVGKRLTWTLDGTGDTSSAQFIEIGGAADDVRALIAKIKAETDLTIRNAFSVELRRDPTLLTQLIAFLATMTEATDELDDADGDEDEDAPPPADARNAAFEAYMRAIRAHSRALAVGRSLPTQTRNRKIIEWLGSKMPAADQLRSIGGSLQVLSSARRFANPMRRLISGVPVRYRRFRRERQAENWWYRSEPFAATDLSSLEADVLLLATLRAANGLIANRTIAAEVAAGKHPALQSFRDASRNQIVIDEATDFSPLQLACMANLCDPATRSFLACGDFNQRVTSWGSRSIDELKWVFPDIDVRTINISYRHSKELNEFANRIAQLSGTSPDTQLPAHVVNDGVRPVLANGLRDRRAVCTWLADRIGEIENLTGSLPSIAVLVNEEAEVEPLAQTLDAALADKNLHAVACVRGQSVGQENDVRVFDVQHIKGLEFEGVFFVGVDRLAERAPDLFDKYLYVGATRAAYYLGLTTEGPALPMKLESLNGMFADHWPKRHI from the coding sequence GTGAAGACGAAGGCGGGTAGGTCGGGGACCGGGAAAACTAGCCAGAAAGAACAACTCTCGACGATCGCCGACGACACCCTCGGATTCTTTTCGGACATCGCCGATGCCGCCAACGCAAAGCTCGGCGAAGCCCGCGCTTCCGGTGCGGAATCATTCGCTGTTGTCAACACGCTGACCGGGGCCAATGCCGTTCAAAACATGAGCGACATCACGTCGGAACAGCGGCAGCAGCTCGTCGACCTCGCACGGGAGCCTGCGATCGCGCGTCTCGTCCTCCACGACGAGGAAGGCGAGGAGAAGGTCTACTTCATCGCGCGCGCCGGGACGCTCCCCCACGACCGCCATACCATGGCGAGCTATCGCTCACCGATCGGACGAATGGCGTCGCTGCCCGTCGGAGGCGACCAGGACGTGCGCACATCGAAAGGGATGCGCAATTTCGAGGTGGCCGAACGCGCGGTCTTGCAACCGGACATCAAAGACAAGACGTGGGATTCTCGCGATACTGTACTTCAAGGTGCCAACTATGGTCCCATCACGGTCACTTCTCTCCGCGAGCTTCTGAAGTCCACGGGTGCGGCCGAAATCGCCGACATCCTCGATGCGCTTCTGGCCGAAGGCAGGGAAGCCGACAACGTGCTGGAAGGCCTGCGCCGCAACGCCATCCTCAAGATGGGTTTGCGGGATCAGCCCCTGCTCGATCAGTACCAGGACGAGATATTCCGCCTGCCGCTGGACAGCCGGCTGGTGATATTGGGGCCGCCCGGCACCGGCAAGACCACCACGCTGATCAAGAGGCTCGGACTGAAGCTGGATCGCGAATTTCTGCAAGGGGAGGAAGAGGCCCTTATTGCGCGCTCGTTCGCTGGAGCCGCCGGTCATACCGGAAGCTGGCTGATGTTCACTCCCACGGAATTGTTGAAACTCTATCTCAAGGAGGCATTTGCGCGAGAAGGTATAGCGGCGCCTGATGCGCGATTGCAGACATGGGACGACTATCGGCGCGAACTTGCGCGCAACAGGTTCGGCATTCTGCGCGCCGGCATCGGGTCGGGCACCTTCATTCTCAAACCGGCTTTCGCCCCTCTGCTGACGGAGACCGTCGGCCGCCAAATCGCATGGTTCGAGGATTTCGAGAACTGGCACATCCAGACGTTCTGGGCAGAGGTTACGCAACACGCAAAGATACTCGCGGGCAGCCGGGATCCCGAGGCATCGCGGGTCGGGAAGCGCTTGACGTGGACGCTGGACGGAACGGGGGATACATCGTCCGCACAGTTCATTGAGATCGGCGGAGCCGCGGACGACGTCCGCGCCTTGATCGCCAAGATTAAGGCCGAGACCGATCTCACAATCAGGAACGCGTTCTCCGTCGAATTGAGGCGGGATCCGACCTTGCTCACGCAGCTCATCGCGTTCCTCGCGACGATGACCGAGGCGACAGATGAGCTCGACGATGCAGATGGGGACGAGGATGAAGACGCTCCGCCGCCGGCCGATGCTCGCAATGCCGCTTTCGAGGCGTACATGCGGGCAATTCGAGCTCACTCGCGCGCCTTGGCCGTCGGCCGGTCGCTCCCGACACAGACCCGCAACAGGAAGATCATCGAATGGCTCGGCAGCAAGATGCCCGCCGCAGACCAGTTGCGCTCGATCGGCGGAAGTCTCCAGGTCCTGTCGTCGGCTCGCCGGTTCGCGAACCCGATGCGGCGTCTGATCTCCGGCGTTCCGGTGCGCTACCGTCGATTCCGTCGCGAACGGCAGGCTGAAAATTGGTGGTATCGATCGGAGCCGTTCGCCGCGACTGACCTTTCTTCTCTGGAAGCCGACGTCCTTTTGCTCGCGACGTTGCGTGCAGCCAACGGACTTATCGCGAACAGAACGATTGCTGCCGAGGTTGCCGCCGGAAAGCATCCGGCCTTACAATCATTCCGAGACGCTTCGCGCAACCAGATCGTGATCGACGAGGCGACCGACTTCTCCCCGCTGCAGTTGGCATGCATGGCGAACCTGTGCGATCCGGCGACGCGGTCATTTCTCGCGTGCGGCGACTTCAATCAGCGCGTAACAAGCTGGGGCAGTCGTTCTATCGACGAACTGAAATGGGTTTTCCCTGACATCGACGTCCGGACCATCAACATCAGCTACCGCCACAGCAAAGAACTCAACGAATTCGCGAACCGTATCGCCCAGCTTTCGGGGACTTCGCCCGACACTCAACTCCCTGCACATGTAGTCAACGATGGCGTGCGTCCAGTCCTTGCGAACGGATTGCGCGATCGTCGCGCCGTTTGCACCTGGCTGGCCGATCGTATCGGCGAAATCGAAAACCTTACGGGATCACTGCCATCAATCGCGGTGCTGGTAAACGAAGAGGCTGAGGTCGAACCGCTTGCGCAAACCCTCGACGCGGCACTTGCCGACAAAAATCTTCACGCCGTAGCTTGTGTTCGCGGTCAGTCCGTAGGTCAGGAAAACGACGTTCGGGTCTTCGACGTCCAGCACATCAAAGGACTCGAGTTCGAGGGTGTATTCTTTGTTGGGGTGGACAGGCTGGCCGAGCGGGCGCCCGATCTTTTCGACAAATACCTGTACGTCGGCGCCACACGTGCCGCCTACTATCTCGGCCTCACAACAGAGGGTCCCGCTCTTCCGATGAAACTGGAAAGCTTGAACGGCATGTTCGCTGATCATTGGCCAAAGCGGCACATCTGA
- a CDS encoding YihY/virulence factor BrkB family protein, with the protein MAVAFFWDRIAPPDCQPRRRGDEAFPERREAERDASPTSLTTEGGERGRYATSPAEIPARGWKDILWSVYRNIGDHRILALAAGMTYYSILAIFPAIAALVAIYGLFADPSSITRHLDAVSGFIPGGAVDVARDQLMRVATKGDRSLGFTFAIGLAISLWSANAAMKSLFDTLNIVYGEQEKRGFFKLNAMSLGFTVGGIAFVLVALGGVVVVPVVLQYVGLSNAADLLVRIGRWPALFAALALALSCIYRFGPSREAPRWAWITWGSAAATLLWLAASGLFSFYAANFGTFNQTYGSLGAIIGFMTWLWISAIVILLGAELNAEMEHQTARDTTTGKPKPLGVRGAKMADTLGASKS; encoded by the coding sequence ATGGCGGTCGCTTTCTTTTGGGACCGGATCGCGCCGCCCGACTGCCAGCCTCGGCGGCGGGGCGACGAAGCGTTCCCGGAACGTCGAGAAGCCGAACGAGATGCCTCGCCTACGAGCCTGACGACGGAGGGCGGAGAGCGCGGGCGGTACGCGACGTCGCCCGCCGAGATCCCCGCGAGAGGATGGAAGGACATCCTTTGGAGTGTCTACCGCAATATCGGGGACCACCGCATTCTCGCCCTCGCCGCCGGGATGACCTACTACAGCATTCTCGCGATCTTTCCCGCAATCGCCGCCCTCGTCGCCATCTACGGGCTGTTCGCGGATCCCAGCAGCATCACCAGACACCTCGACGCGGTTTCCGGCTTCATTCCGGGCGGGGCTGTCGACGTCGCCCGAGACCAGCTGATGCGCGTTGCGACGAAGGGCGACCGGTCCCTGGGCTTCACGTTCGCAATCGGGCTTGCGATCTCGCTTTGGAGCGCGAACGCAGCGATGAAGTCGCTGTTTGACACCCTGAACATCGTCTACGGCGAGCAGGAAAAGCGCGGCTTCTTCAAGCTGAACGCGATGTCGCTAGGATTCACCGTCGGCGGAATCGCGTTCGTCCTGGTGGCGCTGGGCGGGGTCGTAGTCGTCCCCGTGGTGCTGCAGTACGTAGGCCTTTCGAACGCCGCCGATCTTCTCGTCCGGATCGGGCGCTGGCCGGCCCTCTTCGCGGCTCTGGCGCTCGCCCTCTCGTGCATCTATCGCTTCGGGCCAAGCCGGGAGGCACCTCGATGGGCGTGGATCACCTGGGGCAGCGCGGCCGCAACCCTGCTCTGGCTCGCGGCCTCTGGGTTGTTCTCCTTCTATGCCGCCAATTTCGGCACCTTCAACCAGACCTACGGATCCTTGGGAGCCATCATCGGCTTCATGACTTGGCTCTGGATTTCCGCGATCGTGATCCTTCTGGGTGCCGAGCTAAACGCCGAGATGGAGCATCAAACGGCGCGCGACACCACGACCGGAAAGCCGAAGCCGCTGGGCGTACGGGGCGCCAAGATGGCTGACACGCTGGGTGCATCAAAGTCCTGA